From Kitasatospora sp. MAP12-44:
ATGCGCCGGGCTGCCGAGCAGCGCGGCCGGCAGGCCGAGGACCGGCGCGACCGCGCCGTCACCACCGACGAGGAGCCCACCAAGTGACCCGCTGTGCAGTGTTCGGAACCGGTTCCTGGGGTACCGCGTTCGCGATGATCCTGGCCGACGCGGGCTGCGAGGTCACCCTCTGGGGCCGCCGCCCGGAGCTGGTGGAGGCGATCAACACCCGCCGGGTCAACCCCGACTACCTGCCCGACCTCAAGCTCCCGGCGGGCATCGGCGCGACCACCGACGCGTTCGCCGCGCTGGACGGCGCCGACTTCGCGGTGCTCGTGGTGCCCTCCCAGACGCTGCGGCAGAACCTCGCCGCCTGGTCGCCGGCGCTGGGCCCGCAGACCGTCCTTGTCAGCCTGATGAAGGGCATTGAACTCGGCACCGCCAAGCGGATGAGCGAGGTGATCGGCGAGGTGGCCGGCGTCGGCCCCGAGCGGGTCGCGGTGGTCAGCGGGCCCAACCTGGCCCCGGAGATCGCCAACCGGCAGCCGGCCGCCACGGTGGTCGCCTGCACCGACGAGGCGGTCGCCCAGCGCTTCCAGACCGCTTGCCACACCCCGTACTTCCGCCCGTACACCAACACCGACGTGATCGGCTGCGAGCTCGGCGGCGCGGTCAAGAACGTGATCGGCCTGGCGGTCGGGATGGCCGACGGGATGGGCCTGGGCGACAACACCAAGGCCACCCTGATGACCCGCGGGCTCGCCGAGATCACCCGTCTCGGCGTGGTGCTGGGCGCCGATCCGCTGACCTTCGCGGGTCTGGCCGGGATGGGCGACCTGATCGCCACCTGCTCCTCGCCGCTCTCCCGCAACCACACCTTCGGCA
This genomic window contains:
- a CDS encoding NAD(P)H-dependent glycerol-3-phosphate dehydrogenase; its protein translation is MTRCAVFGTGSWGTAFAMILADAGCEVTLWGRRPELVEAINTRRVNPDYLPDLKLPAGIGATTDAFAALDGADFAVLVVPSQTLRQNLAAWSPALGPQTVLVSLMKGIELGTAKRMSEVIGEVAGVGPERVAVVSGPNLAPEIANRQPAATVVACTDEAVAQRFQTACHTPYFRPYTNTDVIGCELGGAVKNVIGLAVGMADGMGLGDNTKATLMTRGLAEITRLGVVLGADPLTFAGLAGMGDLIATCSSPLSRNHTFGTNLGRGMSLAETIAATRQTAEGVKSCESVLDLARRNGVDMPIVEAVVDVVHNGRPTQQALTQLMARSAKSERR